The Candidatus Obscuribacterales bacterium genome contains the following window.
TGAATTGGGCTTTTCTTACTGCCCGCAGGGGTCACCAGCCCTGTGAAGATAATCAGCGGCACCGCAAACCCCATCCCGGCATCAATCTCTAGCTCTGTACCGACCCGTAGCAAAGATGCCGCCACCGGCAGCAACGTCACCAGCATCGCCGCTGGCGTTGCACCAATCCAGGCAGCAATCTGCTCCAAGGGTTCCGCTAGATCGGGATGAAGGTAATCTCGTAGTTCCAACTGATAGTCACCGATTTTGAGCAGCCGGTGAATTTCGGCTCTGCAGTCGTCCCGCTCCTCGGGCTGAAGCCCTATCTGGAATTGCGTTTGAGGTTGAAACACTTGAAAGCGGGTGATGGGACTCGAACCCACGACATTCAGCTTGGGAAGCTTTGCATCAACCGTTGATATAAAAGGATCTTAGAGCCTAAAAATTTCTGCTACCTCAAATCTACCCCAATCTGAATATCGTTAAGAATTCCTACGACTGTCTCACTGGTATGCTGACGGTCCTCTGCCAGATGAAGGTTTGTCCTAATTGGCTTCAAGCTATG
Protein-coding sequences here:
- a CDS encoding DUF3987 domain-containing protein — its product is MGSSPITRFQVFQPQTQFQIGLQPEERDDCRAEIHRLLKIGDYQLELRDYLHPDLAEPLEQIAAWIGATPAAMLVTLLPVAASLLRVGTELEIDAGMGFAVPLIIFTGLVTPAGSKKSPIQRQILGPLSLLQVEANQEYEYAASDYEVDLREWEQKQGRREGPSLQEVDATGASHLGCNMGSDRPLQR